The Bacteroidales bacterium genome contains a region encoding:
- a CDS encoding DUF4252 domain-containing protein has translation MYRIILFVFVLLPAVTFAQSKSVNRFRSDFKENSNLFFYSSTLKMLNSDNNPEFAGILDGIEEIRVLNYTKSAQKFDNNDITSLKNGLQKENYNTIMMINEKGNTVNVYGRDKNGRMAGLVAIVENTESLVVIDLIGSVDIKKFMELKNKLEDNSVKQL, from the coding sequence ATGTACAGAATCATCCTTTTTGTTTTCGTGCTTCTTCCTGCTGTCACTTTTGCACAGAGCAAGAGCGTTAACCGTTTCCGGTCGGATTTCAAGGAAAATTCAAACCTGTTCTTCTATTCGAGTACACTTAAAATGCTCAATTCGGATAATAATCCCGAATTTGCCGGTATTCTGGACGGCATTGAAGAGATCAGGGTCCTGAACTATACAAAATCGGCCCAAAAGTTTGATAATAACGATATCACCTCACTTAAAAACGGCCTTCAAAAGGAGAACTACAATACGATCATGATGATCAATGAAAAAGGAAATACGGTGAATGTTTATGGTCGCGACAAAAATGGCCGGATGGCCGGGCTTGTTGCTATCGTTGAAAATACCGAATCACTTGTTGTAATTGACCTGATTGGTTCGGTTGATATAAAAAAATTTATGGAGCTAAAAAACAAGCTTGAAGATAATTCGGTGAAACAGCTCTGA
- a CDS encoding ATP-binding cassette domain-containing protein → MNPVVTTVDLTKHYGRIKAVEKLSCSIPEKSVFGILGPNGSGKTTTLGMLLDVINPTSGTYSWFGNPPDKKNLQKIGSILETPSFYPYLTAVDNLKIIAGIKNCGYQNIEEVLKMTGIYDRRFSSFRTFSLGMKQRLALAAALLADPRVLILDEPTNGLDPKGIAEMRELIKTIAGQGKTIILASHLLDEVQKVCSHFAVLNKGVLIYSGLVNETRQELSLEIAAENNSALAAVLSGFPHPIKIEERGENILVNIGGNVSVSELSRFIFEKGVVITHLVAQKKSLEDQFLEIVNQQA, encoded by the coding sequence TTGAATCCTGTTGTAACTACAGTCGACTTAACCAAGCACTACGGGAGAATCAAGGCTGTTGAGAAACTCTCATGCAGCATACCCGAAAAAAGTGTTTTCGGTATTCTTGGTCCGAACGGCAGCGGTAAAACCACCACGCTGGGCATGCTTCTGGATGTAATCAATCCCACATCGGGAACCTACAGCTGGTTCGGCAATCCTCCGGATAAAAAGAATCTTCAAAAGATCGGGTCAATCCTTGAAACACCGTCGTTTTATCCTTACCTGACAGCAGTGGATAACCTCAAAATAATCGCGGGGATTAAAAACTGCGGTTACCAAAACATTGAGGAAGTACTGAAAATGACAGGCATTTATGATCGAAGGTTTTCATCATTCCGTACCTTTTCGCTGGGTATGAAACAAAGGCTTGCACTGGCTGCTGCATTGCTTGCCGATCCCAGGGTGCTTATCCTGGATGAGCCCACAAACGGCCTTGATCCGAAAGGGATTGCCGAAATGAGGGAGCTCATCAAAACAATTGCGGGACAGGGAAAAACAATCATCCTGGCCAGCCACCTGCTCGACGAAGTGCAAAAAGTGTGTTCGCATTTCGCCGTGTTGAATAAGGGTGTATTAATCTATTCGGGACTTGTGAACGAAACCCGGCAGGAACTGAGCCTTGAAATTGCAGCTGAAAATAATTCCGCCCTTGCAGCGGTTCTGTCAGGTTTTCCGCACCCGATAAAAATTGAAGAAAGGGGTGAAAACATCCTTGTGAACATCGGCGGAAATGTGAGTGTAAGCGAGTTAAGCCGGTTCATTTTTGAGAAGGGTGTTGTGATAACCCACCTGGTCGCCCAGAAAAAATCACTTGAAGATCAATTTCTTGAAATAGTAAACCAACAGGCATGA
- a CDS encoding ABC transporter permease subunit — MNRIFKIELIKIRSNASFWVLASLHIGIIMLVVLSGKVFLKTLNIDGQSITNLMNTSSIPIYQFPDVWHNITYVAGYLKFILAIYVIISITSEIGYDTLRLNIMNGLSRGEFIASKMFLVMLLSFFSTVFLFIAGLALGLTSTPNLELHYIIKYSGFIPAYFLLLTAYLIFAMLIGLLIKRTGLAMGLMFLYTIIIEPVIVLNIDTVWIKGLFPLKAINNLIHMPFGKYLLREVQDYVAMKDIVIVVAYMGVFLYCIFLLLRKRDLK; from the coding sequence ATGAACAGAATTTTTAAGATCGAACTGATCAAGATCCGCTCCAACGCATCTTTTTGGGTACTGGCCAGTTTGCACATCGGTATTATCATGCTTGTTGTGCTGAGCGGAAAAGTGTTTCTGAAAACATTGAATATTGACGGGCAGTCGATCACCAACCTGATGAACACCTCGTCAATTCCAATTTACCAGTTCCCCGATGTATGGCATAATATCACCTATGTGGCAGGTTACCTCAAATTTATCCTGGCTATTTACGTGATTATTTCAATAACAAGCGAAATCGGTTATGACACTCTCAGGCTGAATATTATGAATGGCCTGAGTCGTGGCGAATTCATAGCTTCCAAAATGTTTCTTGTAATGCTCCTTTCATTTTTTTCGACAGTGTTCTTATTTATTGCCGGACTGGCACTGGGTTTAACAAGCACGCCAAATCTTGAATTACACTATATAATCAAGTATTCAGGGTTCATTCCCGCGTATTTTCTGCTTCTTACAGCTTACCTGATCTTCGCCATGCTCATAGGATTGCTGATTAAAAGGACAGGGCTGGCCATGGGACTGATGTTCCTGTATACAATCATTATTGAACCGGTTATTGTTCTGAATATTGATACCGTATGGATTAAGGGGCTATTCCCGTTAAAAGCAATTAATAACCTCATCCATATGCCATTCGGAAAATACCTGCTGCGCGAAGTACAGGATTATGTGGCTATGAAAGATATAGTGATCGTGGTTGCATATATGGGCGTATTCCTGTATTGTATATTCCTTTTGCTCCGAAAACGCGATTTAAAATAA